A single genomic interval of Tsukamurella paurometabola harbors:
- a CDS encoding MMPL family transporter, with the protein MIDALTRFVARRAKAVLLLAVILLAALGFAGAGVADKLQAGGYVDPQAEAMQTYNRMADDFHRGGLPLVLAVSIPEGQEAAAGAYGRGLVDRLKADGRVESVVDGFSTPTPMLLSEDKRTALIVAAIAGGESRAPLNAKAIVGELPAPPAPVTMTPGGQAYSYAQINDQSSSDLLLAEAVAIPITFLVLVWVFGGLIAAAIPVLIGIAAIIATTGILRAFTTFTDVSIFALNLTTAMGLALAIDYTLLVISRYREEVAAGSDRPEALRRTMNTAGRTVLFSAVIVGLSLAAMAIFPMYFLRSFAYAGVAVVAFAALATLILTPAILTVLGDRVDALKIGRRRAEPAPQDSHFYRLTRAVLRRAVPIGLALIALLLILGTPFLSIHFGFPDDRVLPKTATSHQVGDTIRSDFAEDASGQVSIVLTDPVDDGAVADYAVRLSQVPDTGAVVAPSGTYLAGQRVADGDPTARAANGTALLLVSSTLDPLSQAASDQLDRLHEVQAPAPPTFGGSAQLNRDSVQSILDTLPTVLIVIAVTTFLLLFLLTGSLVLPLKALVMNVISLSAVFGALVAIFQWGWLGGLDTTVTGAIIANMPVLMFCIAFGLSMDYEVFLLSRIKEFWDHAPAKDHAANDEAVAMGITRTGRVVTAAALLMAIVFAAIGFAGVSFMKMFGVGMMIAVLLDATLIRMLLVPAFMRVAGVWNWWAPAPMKRLYDRVGLRES; encoded by the coding sequence ATGATCGACGCACTCACCCGCTTCGTCGCGCGCCGCGCGAAGGCCGTCCTGCTGCTGGCCGTGATCCTGCTCGCCGCGCTGGGCTTCGCGGGAGCCGGCGTCGCCGACAAGCTGCAGGCCGGCGGCTACGTCGACCCGCAGGCCGAGGCCATGCAGACCTACAACCGCATGGCCGACGACTTCCACCGCGGCGGGCTGCCGCTCGTCCTCGCCGTCTCGATCCCCGAGGGGCAGGAGGCCGCCGCGGGCGCGTACGGCCGCGGCCTGGTCGACCGCCTCAAGGCCGACGGCCGCGTCGAGAGCGTCGTCGACGGCTTCTCCACGCCCACCCCGATGCTGCTCAGCGAGGACAAGCGCACCGCGCTCATCGTCGCCGCCATCGCCGGCGGCGAGTCCCGGGCCCCGCTCAACGCGAAGGCCATCGTCGGGGAGCTCCCGGCGCCGCCCGCGCCGGTCACCATGACGCCCGGCGGCCAGGCGTACAGCTACGCCCAGATCAACGACCAGTCCTCGAGTGATCTGCTGCTCGCCGAGGCCGTGGCCATCCCCATCACCTTCCTGGTCCTGGTGTGGGTGTTCGGCGGGCTGATCGCGGCGGCCATCCCGGTCCTCATCGGCATCGCGGCGATCATCGCCACCACCGGCATCCTGCGTGCCTTCACCACGTTCACGGACGTCTCGATCTTCGCGCTCAACCTCACCACCGCGATGGGGCTCGCGCTGGCGATCGACTACACGCTGCTGGTGATCTCCCGCTACCGCGAAGAGGTGGCCGCGGGCAGCGACCGCCCGGAGGCCCTGCGCCGCACCATGAACACCGCCGGCCGCACCGTGCTGTTCTCCGCGGTCATCGTCGGCCTGTCGCTGGCCGCGATGGCGATCTTCCCGATGTACTTCCTGCGCTCCTTCGCCTACGCCGGCGTCGCCGTGGTCGCCTTCGCCGCGCTCGCCACGCTGATCCTCACGCCCGCGATCCTCACGGTGCTCGGCGACCGGGTGGACGCCCTGAAGATCGGCCGCCGCCGCGCGGAACCCGCACCGCAGGACAGCCACTTCTACCGGCTCACCCGGGCCGTGCTGCGGCGCGCCGTACCCATCGGCCTGGCGCTCATCGCACTGCTGCTGATCCTCGGGACTCCATTCCTGAGCATCCATTTCGGCTTCCCGGACGACCGCGTGCTGCCGAAGACCGCGACCTCGCACCAGGTCGGCGACACCATCCGCTCCGACTTCGCCGAGGACGCCTCCGGCCAGGTCAGCATCGTCCTCACCGACCCCGTCGACGACGGTGCCGTGGCCGACTACGCCGTGCGCCTCTCGCAGGTGCCGGACACCGGGGCGGTGGTGGCACCGTCGGGCACGTACCTCGCCGGGCAGCGCGTGGCCGACGGTGACCCGACCGCCCGGGCGGCGAACGGGACCGCACTGCTGCTGGTCTCGTCGACGCTCGACCCGCTCTCCCAGGCGGCCTCCGACCAGCTCGACCGGCTGCACGAGGTGCAGGCGCCCGCGCCCCCGACCTTCGGCGGTTCCGCGCAGCTCAACCGGGACTCCGTGCAGTCGATCCTCGACACCCTGCCGACGGTGCTCATCGTGATCGCGGTGACCACCTTCCTGCTGCTGTTCCTCCTCACGGGCTCGCTGGTACTGCCGCTCAAGGCCCTGGTGATGAACGTGATCTCGCTGTCGGCGGTGTTCGGCGCGCTGGTGGCGATCTTCCAGTGGGGCTGGCTCGGCGGGCTCGACACCACGGTGACCGGCGCGATCATCGCGAACATGCCCGTCCTCATGTTCTGCATCGCCTTCGGTCTCTCCATGGACTACGAGGTGTTCCTGCTGTCGCGGATCAAGGAGTTCTGGGACCACGCCCCGGCCAAGGACCACGCGGCCAACGACGAGGCCGTCGCTATGGGCATCACCCGCACCGGCCGCGTGGTGACCGCCGCGGCGCTGCTCATGGCGATCGTCTTCGCCGCCATCGGATTCGCAGGCGTCTCGTTCATGAAGATGTTCGGCGTGGGCATGATGATCGCGGTGCTGCTGGACGCCACCCTGATCCGGATGCTGCTCGTCCCCGCCTTCATGCGGGTGGCCGGCGTGTGGAACTGGTGGGCGCCCGCGCCGATGAAGCGGCTGTACGACCGCGTGGGTCTGCGAGAATCCTGA
- a CDS encoding heavy-metal-associated domain-containing protein: protein MAVETTYTVTGMTCGHCASSVREEISELGGVTGVEVNVETGAVTVASEAELARDAVEAAVKEAGYTLV, encoded by the coding sequence ATGGCAGTGGAGACCACGTACACCGTGACCGGCATGACCTGCGGGCACTGCGCGTCGTCGGTGCGCGAGGAGATCTCGGAGCTCGGCGGCGTGACCGGCGTCGAGGTGAACGTCGAGACCGGCGCCGTGACCGTGGCGAGCGAGGCCGAGCTGGCGCGCGACGCGGTGGAGGCAGCCGTGAAGGAAGCCGGCTACACGCTGGTCTGA
- a CDS encoding NUDIX hydrolase: MPIPEYVRRVRTKIGTDLLWLPGVAAVVVNETGEVLLGRRADTGEWASIAGILEPGEQPAEAIVREIREEAGVEAEVLDLLSIRTDEPVHYPNGDVAQYLTLLFLCRYVDGEAHVADDESLEIAWFRPESLPPMPPRQTERIRRGLAALRGDTRPAWQ; this comes from the coding sequence ATGCCCATTCCCGAGTACGTGCGCCGCGTCCGCACGAAGATCGGCACCGACCTGCTGTGGCTGCCCGGCGTCGCCGCGGTGGTCGTCAACGAGACCGGCGAGGTCCTGCTCGGCCGCCGCGCCGACACCGGGGAGTGGGCGTCGATCGCCGGCATCCTCGAACCCGGCGAGCAGCCCGCCGAGGCCATCGTCCGCGAGATCCGCGAGGAGGCCGGCGTCGAGGCGGAGGTGCTCGACCTGCTGTCGATCCGCACCGACGAGCCCGTCCACTACCCGAACGGCGATGTCGCGCAGTACCTCACGCTGCTGTTCCTGTGCCGGTACGTCGACGGCGAGGCACACGTCGCCGACGACGAGTCGCTCGAGATCGCCTGGTTCCGCCCCGAGTCGCTGCCGCCGATGCCGCCGCGGCAGACCGAGCGGATCCGCCGCGGCCTCGCCGCCCTCCGCGGCGACACCCGCCCGGCCTGGCAGTAG
- a CDS encoding endonuclease domain-containing protein: MPRPVSLGTSLRAVDPLHLALQCAVNCIDEDYVVAVLDSLLRSPDPHTVQEVRDVFEGAPLRIQRLLGDLDPAAQSGTESVTRHRLRSANIRVRSQVTIPTVGRVDLLVGDRLIIECDSRGFHDDAHQRREDARRDRKSTVGGYHVLRIDYADVMFGWDSVFADITDMACSRRHLGAVRI; the protein is encoded by the coding sequence GTGCCGCGGCCAGTCTCGCTGGGGACCTCGTTGCGGGCTGTCGATCCGCTGCACCTCGCTCTGCAGTGCGCCGTCAACTGCATCGACGAGGACTACGTCGTGGCCGTCCTGGATTCGCTTCTCCGATCGCCCGACCCGCACACCGTGCAGGAGGTGCGCGACGTCTTCGAGGGTGCACCGTTGCGGATCCAGCGGCTGCTCGGCGATCTGGATCCGGCCGCGCAGTCGGGCACCGAGTCCGTGACGCGCCATCGACTCCGGTCGGCGAACATCCGCGTGCGCAGCCAAGTGACGATTCCCACGGTGGGACGAGTGGATCTGCTCGTCGGCGACCGGCTGATCATCGAGTGCGACAGCAGGGGATTCCACGACGACGCACACCAGCGCAGAGAGGACGCGCGGCGCGACCGGAAGTCGACCGTCGGCGGCTACCACGTTCTGCGTATCGACTACGCCGACGTCATGTTCGGCTGGGACAGCGTGTTCGCCGACATCACCGACATGGCGTGCTCCCGGCGACACCTCGGAGCGGTCCGGATCTGA
- a CDS encoding DUF3093 family protein, whose amino-acid sequence MSGSAAPLYAERGLSRVWLLIVPVATVGMILTQWLLAGRTSEWWIWLLLGLATQAFVWLQVTAGRTHVSMAITPEELRCGEETIPVAEIARILPGKAPDHPRKAKPEDFPAWSTARAMGRLRTVPRRRYGMGIQLTDGSVVQAWARNDYALRAALEPLLAARPGN is encoded by the coding sequence GTGAGCGGGTCCGCGGCACCGCTCTACGCCGAGCGGGGGCTCTCGCGCGTGTGGCTGCTGATCGTGCCCGTGGCGACGGTGGGGATGATCCTCACGCAATGGCTGCTGGCCGGCCGCACCTCCGAGTGGTGGATCTGGCTGCTGCTGGGTCTCGCCACCCAGGCCTTCGTGTGGCTGCAGGTCACGGCCGGCCGCACTCACGTCTCGATGGCGATCACGCCCGAGGAGCTGCGCTGCGGCGAGGAGACGATCCCCGTCGCCGAGATCGCCCGGATCCTCCCCGGGAAGGCGCCCGATCATCCCCGTAAGGCGAAGCCCGAGGACTTCCCGGCCTGGTCCACAGCCCGCGCCATGGGGCGGCTGCGCACCGTGCCGCGGCGCCGGTACGGCATGGGGATCCAGCTCACCGACGGCTCCGTCGTCCAGGCCTGGGCCCGCAACGATTACGCCCTGCGCGCGGCTCTGGAACCGCTGCTGGCGGCGCGGCCCGGGAACTGA
- the hemB gene encoding porphobilinogen synthase — protein MSFPQVRPRRLRSTPAVRRLVAEVSVEPRQLVLPMFVRDGIDAPLPISSMPGVVQHTVDSLRAAAEEAVREGIGGIMLFGVPDDADKDAEGSASWNPDGILNRGLRALRDDLGDATVVMADTCLDEFTSHGHCGVLDGAGRVDNDATLERYVLMGVAQADAGAHMLGPSGMMDGQIGVLRSALDAAGHQDVSLLAYTAKYASPFYGPFREAVGSSLQGDRRTYQQDSANRRESLRELELDLAEGADIVMVKPAMSYLDVLADVAAASPVPVAAYQISGEYAMITAAAQNGWIDRDAAIRESLLSIRRAGADIVLTYWATEAAGWLNRGTW, from the coding sequence ATGAGTTTTCCTCAGGTCCGTCCCCGCAGGCTGCGCAGCACGCCCGCCGTCCGGCGGCTCGTCGCCGAGGTCTCGGTGGAGCCCCGGCAGCTCGTCCTGCCGATGTTCGTGCGCGACGGGATCGACGCGCCGCTGCCGATCTCGTCGATGCCGGGCGTCGTCCAGCACACCGTCGACTCGCTGCGCGCCGCCGCGGAGGAGGCCGTGCGCGAGGGCATCGGCGGGATCATGCTGTTCGGCGTCCCCGACGACGCCGACAAGGACGCCGAGGGCAGCGCGTCGTGGAACCCCGACGGGATCCTCAACCGCGGCCTGCGGGCCCTGCGGGACGACCTCGGCGACGCGACCGTGGTCATGGCGGACACGTGCCTGGACGAGTTCACCTCGCACGGCCACTGCGGCGTGCTCGACGGTGCCGGGCGCGTCGACAACGACGCCACCCTGGAGCGCTACGTGCTGATGGGTGTCGCGCAGGCCGATGCGGGCGCGCACATGCTGGGACCGTCGGGGATGATGGACGGCCAGATCGGCGTCCTGCGCTCCGCGCTGGATGCCGCCGGCCACCAGGACGTCTCGCTGCTCGCGTACACCGCGAAGTACGCCTCGCCGTTCTACGGCCCGTTCCGCGAGGCCGTCGGCTCGTCGCTGCAGGGCGACCGCCGGACGTACCAGCAGGATTCCGCGAACCGGCGGGAGTCGCTGCGCGAGCTGGAGCTCGACCTCGCCGAGGGCGCCGACATCGTGATGGTCAAGCCCGCCATGAGCTACCTCGACGTGCTGGCCGACGTGGCCGCCGCGTCGCCGGTCCCCGTTGCCGCGTACCAGATCTCGGGGGAGTACGCGATGATCACCGCCGCGGCGCAGAACGGCTGGATCGACCGTGACGCCGCGATCCGGGAGTCGTTGCTGTCGATCCGTCGCGCCGGCGCCGACATCGTGCTCACGTACTGGGCGACCGAGGCGGCGGGATGGCTGAACAGGGGAACCTGGTGA
- a CDS encoding uroporphyrinogen-III synthase, protein MSRTAQSAKADTAADTDTVSTRVAAKTNKPARGRAVAPGRITFVGSGPGDPGLLTLRAEQTIAGARTVYTDPDVPQTVVDMVGTALPVEPVEAEDAADTTAAKGRKGEPAVRNPATVLPALGEPAEVAKTLLTQARHGQDVVRLVAGDPLSSDAVLAEVNAVARTQIAFEIVPGLAPATAVPTYAGMALGSSHTEADVRGEVDWAALAAAPSPLVLSATAEHLADTASALVENGLAPQTPVAVTAQGSTCKQKTLEATLATLGDTAAGLTGPLVVTVGKVVGQRNKLSWWESRALYGWTVLVPRTKDQAAEMSNRLRAHGSIPMEVPTIAVEPPRSPAQMERAVKGLVDGRYQWVVFTSTNAVRAVWEKFTEFGLDARAFSGVKIACVGEQTAAKVRAFGIEPELLPTGEQSSLGMLEVFPPFDDVFDPVNRVLLPRADIATETLAEGLRDRGWEIDDVTAYRTVRAAPPPASTREMIKSGDFDAVCFTSSSTVRNLVGIAGKPHARTIVACIGPKTAETAIEFGLRVDVQPETASVEDLVEALAAHASRLRAEGALPPPRKKPRRSRS, encoded by the coding sequence ATGAGCCGCACTGCACAGTCCGCGAAGGCCGACACGGCAGCCGACACCGACACGGTGTCCACCCGCGTCGCCGCGAAGACGAACAAGCCCGCCCGGGGCCGGGCGGTGGCACCGGGCCGCATCACCTTCGTGGGGTCGGGCCCGGGCGATCCGGGGCTCCTCACCCTGCGTGCTGAGCAGACTATCGCGGGCGCCCGGACGGTCTACACCGACCCCGACGTTCCGCAGACCGTCGTCGACATGGTGGGCACCGCGCTGCCGGTCGAGCCCGTCGAGGCCGAGGACGCCGCCGACACGACCGCCGCGAAGGGCCGCAAGGGCGAGCCCGCCGTGCGCAACCCCGCCACCGTGCTGCCCGCGCTGGGCGAGCCCGCCGAGGTCGCCAAGACCCTGCTGACGCAGGCCCGGCACGGCCAGGACGTCGTGCGCCTCGTCGCCGGCGACCCGCTGTCGTCCGACGCCGTGCTGGCCGAGGTCAACGCCGTCGCCCGCACCCAGATCGCCTTCGAGATCGTCCCGGGCCTGGCGCCCGCGACCGCCGTCCCCACCTACGCCGGCATGGCGCTGGGCTCGTCGCACACCGAGGCCGACGTGCGCGGTGAGGTCGACTGGGCGGCCCTGGCCGCCGCACCGTCGCCCCTCGTGCTGAGCGCGACCGCCGAGCACCTCGCCGACACCGCCTCCGCGCTGGTCGAGAACGGCCTCGCGCCGCAGACGCCGGTCGCGGTGACCGCGCAGGGCTCGACCTGCAAGCAGAAGACCCTGGAGGCCACCCTGGCCACGCTCGGGGACACCGCGGCGGGCCTGACGGGTCCGCTCGTGGTCACCGTCGGCAAGGTCGTGGGCCAGCGGAACAAGCTCTCCTGGTGGGAGTCGCGCGCGCTGTACGGCTGGACCGTGCTCGTGCCCCGCACCAAGGATCAGGCCGCCGAGATGTCGAACCGGCTGCGCGCCCACGGATCCATTCCGATGGAGGTCCCGACCATCGCCGTCGAGCCGCCCCGCAGCCCCGCGCAGATGGAGCGCGCGGTCAAGGGCCTCGTCGACGGCCGGTACCAGTGGGTGGTGTTCACCTCCACGAACGCCGTGCGCGCCGTCTGGGAGAAGTTCACCGAGTTCGGCCTGGACGCCCGCGCCTTCTCCGGCGTGAAGATCGCCTGCGTCGGCGAGCAGACCGCCGCCAAGGTCCGCGCCTTCGGCATCGAGCCGGAGCTGCTGCCCACGGGCGAGCAGTCCAGCCTGGGCATGCTCGAGGTGTTCCCGCCCTTCGACGACGTCTTCGACCCGGTCAACCGCGTCCTGCTGCCGCGCGCCGACATCGCCACCGAGACCCTCGCCGAGGGGCTGCGCGACCGCGGCTGGGAGATCGACGACGTGACCGCGTACCGCACGGTGCGCGCCGCGCCGCCGCCCGCCTCGACCCGCGAGATGATCAAGTCCGGCGACTTCGACGCGGTGTGCTTCACCTCCAGCTCGACGGTGCGCAACCTCGTCGGCATCGCCGGGAAGCCGCACGCCCGCACCATCGTCGCGTGCATCGGCCCGAAGACGGCCGAGACCGCGATCGAGTTCGGCCTGCGGGTGGACGTGCAGCCCGAGACCGCGTCGGTCGAGGACCTCGTGGAGGCCCTGGCCGCCCACGCGTCCCGGCTCCGTGCGGAGGGCGCCCTGCCCCCGCCGCGGAAGAAGCCGCGCCGCTCGCGGAGCTGA
- the hemC gene encoding hydroxymethylbilane synthase: MSDVTATPIPDPIRIGTRGSLLATTQAGTVRDALIAAGHPAELVIVTTPGDLSSDPVEKIGVGVFTSALRDALANGEVDVAVHSFKDLPTAPDERLSMPAVPPREDSRDALVARDGLVLGELPAGSVVGTSSPRRASQLTALGLGLEIRPLRGNLDSRLRKVADGELDAIVVALAGLKRIGRHNEVTEALDPVQMLPAPAQGALAVECRRDDAELHSVLSGLDDPVTRAAVTAERALLAELEAGCTAPVGAIAEVVESLDDDGRIFEELSLRGIALAADGSDSVRASVVGPVGDAGALGIALARELLDLGARDLLA; this comes from the coding sequence GTGTCTGACGTGACCGCCACCCCGATTCCCGACCCCATCCGCATCGGCACCCGCGGCTCGCTCCTGGCGACCACGCAGGCGGGCACCGTGCGCGACGCCCTGATCGCGGCGGGCCACCCCGCCGAGCTGGTCATCGTGACCACGCCGGGCGACCTCAGTTCCGACCCGGTCGAGAAGATCGGTGTCGGCGTCTTCACCTCCGCGCTGCGGGACGCCCTCGCGAACGGCGAGGTCGACGTGGCCGTGCACTCGTTCAAGGACCTGCCCACCGCACCCGACGAGCGGCTGTCGATGCCCGCCGTGCCGCCCCGCGAGGACTCGCGCGACGCCCTGGTGGCGCGCGACGGTCTGGTGCTGGGGGAGCTGCCCGCGGGGTCCGTGGTCGGCACCTCGAGCCCGCGGCGAGCCAGTCAGCTTACCGCACTGGGTCTGGGTTTGGAAATCCGCCCCCTACGAGGCAACCTTGACTCTCGGTTACGCAAAGTAGCGGACGGCGAACTCGACGCGATCGTGGTCGCCCTCGCCGGACTCAAGCGGATCGGTCGCCACAACGAGGTGACGGAGGCGCTGGATCCGGTGCAGATGCTGCCGGCGCCCGCACAGGGCGCACTCGCGGTGGAGTGCCGACGCGACGATGCGGAACTGCATTCCGTGCTCTCCGGCCTGGACGATCCGGTCACGCGCGCGGCGGTCACCGCCGAGCGCGCCCTCCTCGCCGAGCTGGAGGCCGGGTGTACCGCGCCCGTCGGTGCGATCGCGGAAGTCGTCGAGTCCCTCGACGACGACGGTCGGATCTTCGAGGAGCTGTCGTTGCGCGGCATCGCGCTGGCGGCGGACGGCTCCGACTCGGTCCGCGCCTCCGTGGTCGGTCCGGTGGGCGACGCCGGCGCGCTGGGCATCGCGCTGGCACGGGAGCTGCTCGACCTGGGCGCACGCGACCTGCTCGCGTAG
- a CDS encoding glutamyl-tRNA reductase, producing MSVLLFGASHRSAPVSVLEKLAITETDRPKVLAQLMESPHIDEVMVVTTCNRVEIYAVVEAFHPALEAVSDVLSARSGLTINELSKHAFVRYSEAAVQHLFSVASGLDSMVVGEQQILGQIRGAYAASDEHQVAGRVVHDLAQRALHVGKRVHTDTGIDKAGASVVSVALDRAQAVLAPQGGEVRRAVVVGAGAMGGLAVAHLARAGAVDVSVANRTPEKADRLAQAALDAGVAAARGVDMDDLVAALADADVLIACTGAVGSVVSLADVHSALAQRTVDTDLVVCDLGLPRDVDPAVAGLPGVTVIDIDALSREPGTQAAEEDAEKARRIVSDELAEYLSAQRSAEVTPTVTALRRRAAEVVEAELLRLDSRLPGLEGADRDEVAQTVRRVVDKLLHAPTVRVKQLAATPGGDSYAEALRELFELKPGATGAVSATEGSDDRSV from the coding sequence GTGTCGGTTCTGCTGTTCGGCGCGTCGCACCGCAGCGCGCCGGTGTCGGTCCTCGAGAAACTGGCGATCACCGAGACCGATCGTCCCAAGGTGCTGGCGCAGCTCATGGAGTCGCCCCACATCGACGAGGTCATGGTCGTCACCACCTGCAACCGGGTCGAGATCTACGCCGTCGTCGAGGCCTTCCACCCCGCCCTGGAAGCCGTCTCCGACGTCCTCTCCGCCCGCTCCGGCCTCACCATCAACGAGCTCAGCAAGCACGCCTTCGTGCGCTACTCCGAGGCCGCCGTCCAGCACCTCTTCTCCGTGGCCTCCGGCCTCGACTCGATGGTCGTCGGCGAGCAGCAGATCCTCGGCCAGATCCGGGGCGCCTACGCCGCCTCCGACGAGCACCAGGTCGCCGGGCGCGTGGTTCACGACCTGGCGCAGCGCGCCCTGCACGTGGGCAAGCGGGTGCACACCGACACCGGCATCGACAAGGCCGGCGCCTCCGTCGTGTCGGTCGCGCTGGATCGCGCGCAGGCGGTGCTCGCGCCGCAGGGGGGCGAAGTGCGCCGTGCCGTGGTCGTGGGTGCCGGCGCCATGGGCGGCCTCGCGGTGGCCCACCTGGCCCGCGCCGGCGCGGTCGACGTCTCGGTCGCCAATCGGACCCCCGAGAAGGCGGACCGCCTCGCGCAGGCCGCGCTCGACGCGGGCGTCGCCGCCGCGCGCGGGGTGGACATGGACGACCTGGTGGCCGCCCTCGCCGACGCCGACGTCCTCATCGCCTGCACCGGCGCCGTCGGCAGCGTCGTGAGCCTCGCCGACGTGCACTCCGCGCTGGCGCAGCGCACCGTCGACACCGATCTCGTGGTCTGCGACCTGGGCCTGCCCCGCGACGTGGACCCGGCCGTCGCCGGCCTGCCGGGCGTCACGGTCATCGACATCGACGCGCTCTCGCGCGAGCCGGGCACGCAGGCCGCGGAGGAGGACGCCGAGAAGGCCCGCCGCATCGTCTCCGACGAGCTGGCCGAATACCTCTCCGCGCAGCGCTCGGCCGAGGTCACCCCGACGGTGACGGCGCTGCGGCGCCGCGCCGCCGAGGTGGTGGAAGCCGAACTGCTGCGGCTGGATTCGCGTCTCCCGGGTCTCGAGGGCGCGGACCGGGACGAGGTGGCGCAGACGGTGCGCCGCGTCGTCGACAAGCTCCTGCACGCCCCGACGGTGCGCGTCAAACAACTGGCCGCCACCCCGGGCGGCGACTCCTACGCGGAGGCGCTGCGCGAGCTGTTCGAACTCAAGCCGGGCGCCACGGGCGCCGTCTCCGCGACCGAAGGATCCGACGACCGAAGTGTCTGA